The DNA sequence GTCCCTGGCCACACCGCCTGGCCGAGTCCACGCGGCTCGGCGACGTCGACTTTGGCGTCGATTCGATAGTGAGCCTCACGCAGCTGGAGCGGCGCTGGTTCAACCTCTGGCTCAAGGGCGAGGACGACGGCTTGAGCGAAGAGCCGCCGCTGCGCCTGTTCACCATGGGCGTCAACGAGTGGCGCGACGAGCACGAGTGGCCGCTGTCGCGCACCGACTGGCAGACGTGGTACCTGCACTCGGACGGCAACGCCAACACCGCGCGCGGCGACGGCACACTGACGCCCACCGCTCCGGCCGAGGAGCCGCCCGACCGCTACGTCTACGATCCTCGGTTCCCCGTGCAATCGCTGGGCGGCACCACCTGCTGCACCCCGGAGATCGTCGCCTGGGGACCGTACGACCAGCGGCCCGTCGAGGCCCGGTCGGACGTGCTCTGCTACACCTCGGAGCCGCTACAGACCGATCTGGACGTCACCGGACCGATCACGTTTGTGCTGTTCGCCGCCACCGACGGTCGCGATACCGACTGGACCGCCAAGCTGGTGGACGTGTCGCCCAGCGGCTACGCCATGAACCTCTGCGACGGCATCGTGCGCGCCCGCTATCGCGAGGGAATGGTCGAGCCGGCGCTGCTGGAGCCGGGCAAGGTCTACCGCTACGAGATCGACGTGGGCGTGACCAGCAACGTCTTCCGCGCCGGGCATCGCATCCGGCTGGAGATCTCGTCATCGAACTTCCCCTGCTACGACCGCAACCTGAACACTGGCAACGACCTCGCGAGCGACACGGAAGTGCGCGCCGCCTCGCAGACCGTACTGCACGCGCACCTGCATCCGTCGCACCTGCGGCTGCCGGTGATTCCCAAGTAGCGCCGCGGGCGGCCACGAGGGCCGCCCTTACACCGGATCGACTGGCTCGAAGATTGGGCCGCGCTCGCGGTCGACGCGGCGCAATCGAACGTGGGCGCCCAGCTCGAGTCCGGCGTTGCCAATCAGGCGCCCCATGGTGCGCAAGCCGCAATCGAGCTCGACGATCACCACCGTGTAGGGGGCTTCGCCGGCATAGCGCGTGGGGGGAATGTAAATCGTCGTCCAGACGACGATCCGTCCGTCACCGGGGATCTCGTGTGGCTCGAGGTCGGGGCGCCCGCACGTGGGGCAGGCATCGCCGCGCGCCATGACCAGGTGGCCGTCGTCGGGACAGCGATAGACCGTGAGCCGCGGCGGACTAGTCACGGGCCAGGATGTGAACCGTGGCCGCCGCGCCGCAGCCGCCCATGCTGTGCGCGAGGCCGATCCGAGCCCCGGCGACCTGATTGGCGGCCTCACCGCGCAGCTGCAGCGCGAGATCGTAGACCTGTCCGACGCCGCTGGCGCCCACCGGATGGCCCTTGGCGATGAGCCCGCCGCTGGGATTGACCGGCAAGCGGCCGCCTAGTGCTGTTTCGCCAGCCTCAACCGCGCGTCCGCTGTCGCCGCGCGCAACCAGACCCAGGTCCTCGGTCGCCACCAGCTCCGCGATCGTGAAGCAGTCGTGCACCTCGGCCACGTCCACCGCGCCGGGGCCGAGTCCCGCCTGCCCGAACGCCTCGGACGCCGCGCGCACCGTGGCCGGAAAGCTCGTCAGATCGTCCATGCCGCTCAGTGCCACCGGTCCGGAACCGTGGCCCGATGCGAGGATGCGCACGCTTCGCGTGGTGTGCTGCCGGGCGATGGCTGCCGTGCAGACCACCGCCGCCGCCGCGCCGTCGCTGATGGGCGGACAGTCGAACAGCCGCAGCGGCTCGGCCACGAACCGCGAGTTCACGACCTCCTCGACCGTTGTCGGCTTGCGGAATTGGGCCTTTGGATTGGCCGCGCCGTTGTCGTGGTTCTTGACCGAGACGGCGGCAATCTGGTCCCGCGACGTGCCAAATCGCGCCATATGCGCCTGCATGACCATGGCAAAGGCGCCTGGAAAGGTGAGCCCGGTGCGCATCTCCAGGCCCTCGTCACCGGCGGTGGCGAGAGCGGCGGTGACGTCGCCGGTGGGGATGTTCGACATCTTCTCGACCCCGGCCACGAGCACGACATCGTGGATGCCCGCGGTGACGGTGAGGTAGCCGTGGCGCAGGGCGATACCCCCGGACGCGCAGGCGGCCTCGACCTTGGTCGCCGGTATCCCGTCGAGACCCAGTCGACGCGCCACGATGGGCGCCAGCGCTCCTTGATCGGCCAAACGTTCGCCGATGAAATTGCCGAGGTACAGCGCCTGCACCCGCTCGCGCGGAATCCCGCTGTCCGCCAGCGCGTCCCGACACGCATCGGTAGCCAGCTCGACGATCCCGCCGTCCGGCAGCTTGCCGAACGACGTCGAGCCGACGCCGGCGATGCTTACGTCGCGCAATCTGGTCTCACCGCTGCAACCCACCCGATTACGGTCCCTATCATGCGACCATACGCCTCCGAGATGGGAGTGACCACCGCCACGGCCGTGCACCTATGAGTCAGCGTTCGCCGGAAGTCCCATTCGACGTCTTGGTGATCGGGTGCGGCCCCGCCGGCACCCAGGCCGCCGTGAGCGCCGCACACCAGATGCGGCACGTGGCGCTGATCGACGGCGGGGCCGTGAGCCTGCGACGCGGCCGGCACTTCTGGTCGAAATCGGTCGAGTTCGTGGACGCGCCGGTGTTCCCGGGCATCACCGGACCGGCGTTCAACCGCGCGCTCAAGGAGTGGACCGAGGCGCAGCCGGAACAAGAGGTCACCATCGACGGCGAGGCGCGGCACATCGGCATTCGCCGCATCCCCGGCTACGTCACGGATGTCGAAAGGGCCCCGGACGGCACGCTGGCGGTGACCATGTCGACGGCGATGCTGCCGCGCAACGGCGGGACCCCACCCACGGAGACGGTCCGGGCGCGCACGGTGGTGGTGGCCTCGGGGTTCGAGGACGCCTGGCCCGACATCGAGATCGAATCCTCGGCGGAGCGCGCCTACGCGCGCTATGGCGTCGTGTTTCGCTTTGCCGGCAACCATCGCGGCTGGCACGTCTGCGTTCGCTGCGACGGGCACCTGCACACCGACCAAGAGCTCGCCATCGTCGGTGTGGGGGACTATATCTTCGACGTCGTGCACGGCGCCCAGGACTTCACCCACCGCATGACCGTGCTGACCAACGGGCGACCCCACGGCATGTCGGAGGCGGTGTTGGCGGAAATGGAGCGCCGGGGCGTGCGGCTCGAAACCGAGCGGATCGAAGCCCACATCGGCAGCGGACGCGACCTGCTGGGGCTACGCCTGGCCGACGGCCGCGAGCTTTTCTTCGACGGATTCTTCGTCGACGAGGGACTCGTGCCCAACGACGAGTTCCTGGCCGGCTTCTCGCCGCAGCACGACGATGAGGGGTTCCTGGTGTGCGACGAGGACCACCGGGTGTTGGATATTTACGGCAATCCGATCCCCGGCATCTGGGCCTGCGGTGACATCGTGGCCGGCGAGCGCAATCTCATCGCGTCCGCCTTTGCCAGCGGGCAGGACGCGGGTCTGGAAGCCAGCGACAGTCTGCGCCGGTGGGCGCCGGTCAAGTGAGCGAGGAATTGGACACGGACATGGAGCACTTCTCGGTCACGACGGAGCAAATCGACCTGCCCAGCACGGCCACGCCGCAGGCGCGCCGCGTAGCTGTTGCCTGGCGCGGACGGCCCATCTGCGCCTTCACGCAAGGCCTGCACCGGTGCTATCTGTACCCGCTGTATTCGCCCGCCGGCGTGCCGCTGACCGCCGAAAGTCCCGTCGATCATCCGCACCACGACTCGGTCACGGTCGGCGCGGACATGGTCATAGCCAAGTTTCCACCGCTGACGCCAGCAATATCGCCGCTGACGGAGTCCGGCACCTACAACCTCTATGCCAACAACGTGTTTCAAGGCCGCTCGCCGGGCCGCACCTGGTCCGTGGACGTCAATGCCACCGAGCTCGCCCCCGATCACCTGCGCGTCGTGCAGACAGTCGAATGGCAGGGACCGGAGGAGTGGGGAGCAGCGGACGGCCGGCGCGTTCTCGCCGTGGAGACCAGGATCACGGACATCCGCCCTGGCGATGTCGTCAACACGGTCGACATCCGGTCGCAGCTGCGGCCCACCGAGTGGGACCTGACCCTCGGGCCGACCCGCCACGCCTACTTCACCGTGCGGCTGGCCTATGGCCTGCGCGTGGTCGACGGCGGCACCCTCATCGACGCCGAAGGTCGCCGCGGCGGGGCGGCGATTACCAATCAGGCGTCCGCCTGGGTGGATGCGTCGGGTGCGGCGCCGCACGGCTCCAGGGCGGGCCTGACTGTCCTGGGTCACGCCTCCACGGCGCACGTGCCTTGGGTGGCGTACGACTGGGGCACCGTAAACGTGAACCCGTTTGCCCGCGAGGCCGCCACCGTGCAGCGAGGCGACATGCTAGACCTTGGCATTCGGCTGCTCGCGCACGAAGGCGACGCCGGTGAGGTGGACATTGCGGCCCACGCCGCCGAGCTCGCGGTCGAAACCGCCGCCGGTGCTAGCATTTCGCGAGCGGCCAGCCGCCCCTAGGACGCCCCATGCTTGAAACGACGACGCGCGACGCGCTGGTGTCGGCGGATATTGAGCACCTGATCCATCAACTCACGCGCGCCGGTCACCACGCGCGCACGGGTCCGGTCATCGTCGAGTCCGCCAGCGGCGCCACGCTGCGGCTGGCCGACGGGCGGGAGGTTCTGGACGGCACCTCGGGCCTGTGGTGCGTCAACTTGGGCCATGGCCGCGCCGAGCTGGCCGATGCGGCGGCGGATCAGATGCGCCGCTTGGCCTTTGCCCACACGTCAAGCGGGTTTTCCCACCTGCCGGCCATCGAGCTGGCCGCGCGACTGGCCCGGCTGACTCCCGGCGATCTCACCGCGGCCTACTTCACCTCCGGCGGCGCCGAGGCAAACGAGACCGCTTTCAAGTTCGCACGCTACTACTGGCGCTTGCGGGGACAGCCGGACAAGGCGCTGGTGCTATCGCACGCACGCGGGTATCACGGCCTCACCCACGGGGCGGCATCAGCCACCGGGCTCACCGAATACCACGGAGTCTTCGGCGAGCTGGCGGAAGGCTTTGACAAGGTGCCGCCGCCATATCCCTATCGCTGGGACGAGTACGGCCCGGCCGACATCGACGTTGACGAGATCGCCAGTGCCGATGCCGTGGCGCGGCGGATCGAGGAGGTCGGGCCGGAGCGCGTGGCCGCCGTGATTATGGAGCCCGTGCTCGGCACCGGCGGCGTGATCGTGCCGCCGGACGGCTACTTGCGCGCGGTGCGCGAGATCTGCGATCGGTACGACGTGCTCATGATCGCGGACGAGGTGATCACGGGCTTTGGTCGCACGGGCGCCTGGTTCGGCTCGCAGCACGAGGACGTGGTCCCCGACATGATGACGTTTGCCAAGGGCGTCACCAGCGGCTACCTGCCCCTGGGCGGCGTGATGCTGCGACAGCATCTGCGCGACGCGATGCGCGAGGCGCCGGGCGACCCGCCCCTCATGCACGTCTTCACCTATTCGGGACACCCCGTGCCGTGCGCCGTGGCGCTGGCGAACCTCGAGATTCTCGAAAACGAGGGCATCGTCGACGGCGTGGCGGCCAAGGGTCGCCGCTTGCGCCAACGCCTAGACGAGCTGCACGACCTGCCCGAGGTTGGCGACATCCGGTCGGCGGGCCTCATGTCCGGGGTGGAGCTGGTGCGCGACCAGGACACCCGGGAGCCCTACCACGTCGGCGACCGGCCGACCGCCGTGGCCGCGGCGGCGCTGGAACGCGGGCTCGCCACGCGCGCCTTGCTGGGCGGAACCATGCAGCTTGCGCCGCCCCTGATCATCAGCGACGAGCAGATCGACCGCGCGGTGGAAATCCTGGCGGAGTCCATCATCGCCACGCGCTGACCAAGCGCGGGCTCTATGATTCAAGCCATGGACCCGAGCTGCCTGGCGCATGTGCTGACGGACGACGAACGGGCCTCCTTCGACGCCGAGGGCTACCTGGTGGTCGAAGGCGCGCTGAGCGACGCGGAGGTTGCGGCGCTCAACGCGGTGCTCGATCGGCTGCGCGACGCCAACCGGCTGGCATCGCCCGAACGCTACGCCGGCATCGACCAACGCGTGCTGCACCTCGGCTTCATCACGCTCGATCCGGCATTCATGGACCTGATCGACCATCCCCGGCTGTTCCCCAAAGTCTGGGGAATCCTTGGGCCGAACATCTATCTCTACAGCACCCACCTCATCATCACGCCGCCGCAGGCCGACGAGTTCGATCCCGCGCGGGACACCCTCAACTGGCACCAGGATTCGAGCTGGATGGGCCGGGACATGCCGGAAATCTCCGTGCCGGCGCGGCTGTCGGTGAAGGTCGCGTATCTCCTCACCGATCACTCCCAGCCTGGCAGCGCCAACCTGTGGGTGCTGCCGGGCGCTCACACGCAGTCCTCCATCGGAGTGCCGCCGGACGGCCAGGGCCAGCCCGCCGGCGCGATCCCAGTCTGCGCGCCTGCCGGCAGCGCGGTCATCTTTGACCGGCGGCTATGGCACGACGGTAGCCCCAACGCCGCGCCGTGGTCGCGCCGAGCGCTGTTCTACGGCTATGGCTATCGCTGGATTCGGCGGCGCGACAAGGATGCAATGCCAGTTCCGCCAGATTTGCTGGCGGACACCGGTCCGATCCGTCGGCAACTGCTGGACTACCCGAGCGAGGGCCACGAGCCCCTCCAATACATCGGCGGCGAGTCGCCGCTGCGAGACTGGTTGCAGCAGCACGGTCAGCTTGCCTAGGGTTGATACGAGCCCAATTGGGCGCTCGGCCGTCTGCGCAGAGTCTGCACATGGCCTGCATGGTCGGCGCACGCGCCCGGCTTACGCTGACATGCCAGGAAGCGCGGTCGAGCGGCCCGACACGATCGGGCCGATAGGAGAGTGGTGATGCGCGGAGGACTCGTGCGGTGGCTGGTCGTCGCCGCCCTGCTTGGCGTGGTCGTCGCCGGCGTGGCCTACCTGCTGGTCTTCATCACCGGCGGCGCCGGCGAGGCGAGCGAGCCCATCAGCGCTCCACAGCTGTCGTTGCCCGCAGCGACCGCGACCCCCGAGCCGCCTGCCCCAACAGCAACCGCCGCCCCAACGCCAGCCGCGACGGAAGACCCGACGCCGGTGGCGATGTCGGACCCCGAGCCGACGGCAACGGCCGCCCCCGAGCCAACCGCGACCCCGGCGCCGACGCCTGCCGCGACGGCAGCCCCGACGCCGACTGCGGCCCCCGCGGCCACCGCAACCGCCGCCGCTACTGAAGCGCCCGCCGATGACGTCCCGACGGGGGCCGTGCTCTATCGCATCGTGCCGGAGGAATCGGAGGTCCGGTTCGAGATCGACGAGATCCTGCGCGGTGCGCCCACGCTGGTCGTTGGTACCACCAATCAGGTAGCCGGCGATTTCATCATCGACTTCGCCGATCTCGCGGCCTCGCAGCTCGGCCCGGTGCGCATCAACGTGCGCACCCTGCGCACGGATGAGGAGCGGCGCGACCGCGCCATTCGCTCGCGGATTCTGGAATCGGCCAGCGATCAGTACGAGTTCACCACGTTTGAGCCCGTGAGGCTGGAGGGGCTTCCTGGGTCGCTTGAGCTGGGACAGACCGTGCCGTTCCAAATCGTCGGGAATCTGGCCATTCGCGACATCACGCGCGAGGTTGTCTTCGACGCCGAGCTGACCGTGGTGTCGCCGGACCGGGTCGAGGGCATAGCGGTGACGACCATCCTGCGTGGGGACTACAGCCTGACCATTCCCAACGTGCCCTTCGTCGCCTCCGTCGACGAGGACGTGCTTTTGGGTATCAGCTTCGTGGCGGTGGCGGTCAGCGAGTAACCCTCAGGCCGCGCCGAGCAGTACCTCTGGCCCCGATCGTGGGGAGCCTGTCGAATCATGACGGCGTCCTTCGACGTTTCTCGGGACGAACGGGCGCATCCTTTCCGCCCCGAGGTTCAATGATGGGTGGATTCCCGCCGTCGCGGGAATGACGAAGGGTTAGGCAACGGTCTCCATGCGCGTGAATTGAATTCCGCAGCTGGTGGCAAGACTGAACGGATCTTCTCCTGGCCGACGAGAGGCTGCCTCCCCCGACGCCGCACAAGTAGAATCCGGGCATGCTTGCCAAGGTCCATAGCTGCGCGCTGGTGGGCCTTGACGGCGTGCTCGTGGATGTCGAGGTCGACGTAGCCCAGGGACTGCCCGCCTACACCATCGTCGGTCTGCCCGACGCCGCAGTGCAGGAGGCGCGGGAGCGCACGCGCGCGGCGATTCGCAACAGCGGCGCCGTATTTCCGAACCGCCGCCTCACCGTCAACCTGGCGCCGGCGGACGTGCGCAAGGTCGGACCGGTGCACGACCTGTCCATCGCGTCCGCCATCCTGGCCGCCACCGGACAGCTGGGCGACATCACGGAGAACCGCGCGGTGTTCCTGGGCGAGCTGTCGCTGGACGGCGCGCTGCGCCACACGGACGGCATTCTGCCGATGGTGGCCGAGGCGCGGGCGGCGGGCATGGAGCGCGCGTTCGTCCCCGCCATGAACGGGGCCGAGGCGGCGGTGGTCAGCGGCATCGAGGTGCTGCCGGTGAGCTCGCTGCAGCAACTCATCGCGCACTTCATCGGACTGATCCAGATCGAACCGCTGCCGGCCACCCAGACAACCGTCGATCGCTCCAGCTACCCGGTCGATCTCGCCGACGTGCGCGGACAGGCCCACGTGAAGCGGGCGCTGGAGATCGCGGCCGCCGGCGCGCACAACGTGCTGATGATCGGTCCGCCCGGGGCCGGCAAGACGCTGCTGGCCCGCTGCGTGCCGTCGATCCTGCCGCCGCTGGGATTGGAAGAGGCCATCGAGGTAACCAAGATCTACAGCGTCGCCGGCCTGATCCCCCAGCGGACGTCACTGATCGCCGAACGACCCTTTCGCGCGCCGCATCACACGGTGTCCCACGTGGGCCTGGTCGGTGGCGGCGTGACGCCGCAGCCGGGGGAAATCAGCCTGGCGCACCGGGGCGTGCTGTTCCTGGATGAGTTTCCGGAGTTCAGCCGGCAGTCGCTCGAAGCGCTGCGTCAGCCGCTGGAGGACGGCACCGTCAGCGTGGTGCGCGCCAACTACTCGGTCACTCTGCCCGCTCGCCTCATGCTGGTGGCGGCCATGAACCCTTCGCCCGGCGGCTACGCCGAAGGCGGGGACGGCGACTCGACCATGGCCGACGCCGCGCGGCGCTATCGACGCCGCATCTCCGGTCCGCTGCTGGACCGCATCGACGTGTATGTCGAAGTGCCCCAGATTCCCTATGAGGACATGGCGGGCGGCGACCGCGGCGAGTCGTCGGAGGTGGTGCGGCAGCGCGTGGAAGCCTGCCGGGATGTCCAGGCGAGACGCCTCAACCCGCACGATCTGCGGGTAAATGCCGAGATCACGGCGCGCCTCGTGCCGGAGCTCTGCGTGATCGACAAGCGCGCCGAGTCCCTGCTGCGCGGCGCGCACGACCGGATGGGCCTGAGCGGGCGCGGGCATCACCGCACGCTCAAGCTGGCCCGCACCATCGCCGACCTGGACGGCGCGGAAGTGATCGGCGCGGCCCACGTGGCCGAGGCGCTGCAATACCGCGCCCGCCTCGACGACGGCTAGCGGCCCGCCACCTCGCGCAGCACGTCCTTCCGCAGCTTGCAGATCATGGTGTAGGCGGGGTCGAACATGTTGCCCAGGTCGTATTCGACCATGCGGCCGAGCAGCAGATGGGCCTCGCGCGTCGTCAGGCCGTAGTCGACTTCGAGCCAGCGCACCATTTCGGACGTGGCGTGCTGCACGGCCTGGTCGAGCGGGCGCAGGTTGCCGGCCGTCATGAGGTGGGTGTCGCTCTCGAAGCGCGGCCACTCGATGGTCTTGCCCTTGATAAGGTCCAGCGTGAAGGTCACGTCCAGGGGCACCTCCACGCCCGTGCCGTCCATCTCGCCGTCGCCCTGCAAAGCGTGGCCGTCGCCCGTGTGGAAGAGTCCGCCGGGCGCAAACACCGGAAAGTAGAGCCGCAGCCCTTCGACCACGCCGTTGTAGTCCATGTTGCCGCCGAAGGGCCCGGAGGTGGCGGTCGATATGTGCTGCCGACCGGGCGGCGCCACCGCCACGCAGCCGATCATGGTTTGCAGCGGCAGCGCCACGTCGTGGATCCGGTTCCGCGCCGGCGTGGGCTCTCCGGCCGGCACGCGCTCGGGCGCCTGGAGCCTGACGGTGCCGACCTCCTGGTCGATGTCCCAGAAGGATCGGTCGGCCTCGTCGCTGAAATCGGGCACGTCATCGAACTCGAGCACGTTGGCCGCAAGCGCCGACGAGCTGAAGCCCCAGGACCGCGTGATACGCACCTTGTCGAGTGTGACCACCAGCGTGTCTCCCGGCTCCGCGCCGGCGACCGCAAACGGCCCAGACTGTGGGTTTCCGCGATTGGCGACGGTGTTCCCATGCCGGTCCCCGCCCCGGGCGTCGACGGTGCTGGTGCGCACGCTGTCGCCAGGCTGGACCGTCAGCGGCGGCGCATGCCAGCCAAAGGTGTTGTGATAGGTCGTGGGCTCGAACTCGTGATGCGCCATGTCGTGATCTCCCGTTCGAGGGCAGGGCGAGGGCGGCGGCTCGTGGTCAGTTTCTCACTCGCGCGCCGAAGCGCCGCATGGCACTGTCCAGCTCGAGGACGCGCCTTGCAGCCAGCGCGGCGTCACAGGCGAAGAGTCGCCGCGACCGCTAGCCGCCGTCGGCAGTTGCCGGGATGCACCGACGGCTTCAGAATTAGTCTCAGACATTTGTGCAGAGTCCGTCGTCCGC is a window from the Chloroflexota bacterium genome containing:
- a CDS encoding YifB family Mg chelatase-like AAA ATPase, whose protein sequence is MLAKVHSCALVGLDGVLVDVEVDVAQGLPAYTIVGLPDAAVQEARERTRAAIRNSGAVFPNRRLTVNLAPADVRKVGPVHDLSIASAILAATGQLGDITENRAVFLGELSLDGALRHTDGILPMVAEARAAGMERAFVPAMNGAEAAVVSGIEVLPVSSLQQLIAHFIGLIQIEPLPATQTTVDRSSYPVDLADVRGQAHVKRALEIAAAGAHNVLMIGPPGAGKTLLARCVPSILPPLGLEEAIEVTKIYSVAGLIPQRTSLIAERPFRAPHHTVSHVGLVGGGVTPQPGEISLAHRGVLFLDEFPEFSRQSLEALRQPLEDGTVSVVRANYSVTLPARLMLVAAMNPSPGGYAEGGDGDSTMADAARRYRRRISGPLLDRIDVYVEVPQIPYEDMAGGDRGESSEVVRQRVEACRDVQARRLNPHDLRVNAEITARLVPELCVIDKRAESLLRGAHDRMGLSGRGHHRTLKLARTIADLDGAEVIGAAHVAEALQYRARLDDG
- a CDS encoding NAD(P)/FAD-dependent oxidoreductase, whose protein sequence is MSQRSPEVPFDVLVIGCGPAGTQAAVSAAHQMRHVALIDGGAVSLRRGRHFWSKSVEFVDAPVFPGITGPAFNRALKEWTEAQPEQEVTIDGEARHIGIRRIPGYVTDVERAPDGTLAVTMSTAMLPRNGGTPPTETVRARTVVVASGFEDAWPDIEIESSAERAYARYGVVFRFAGNHRGWHVCVRCDGHLHTDQELAIVGVGDYIFDVVHGAQDFTHRMTVLTNGRPHGMSEAVLAEMERRGVRLETERIEAHIGSGRDLLGLRLADGRELFFDGFFVDEGLVPNDEFLAGFSPQHDDEGFLVCDEDHRVLDIYGNPIPGIWACGDIVAGERNLIASAFASGQDAGLEASDSLRRWAPVK
- a CDS encoding YceI family protein; this translates as MRGGLVRWLVVAALLGVVVAGVAYLLVFITGGAGEASEPISAPQLSLPAATATPEPPAPTATAAPTPAATEDPTPVAMSDPEPTATAAPEPTATPAPTPAATAAPTPTAAPAATATAAATEAPADDVPTGAVLYRIVPEESEVRFEIDEILRGAPTLVVGTTNQVAGDFIIDFADLAASQLGPVRINVRTLRTDEERRDRAIRSRILESASDQYEFTTFEPVRLEGLPGSLELGQTVPFQIVGNLAIRDITREVVFDAELTVVSPDRVEGIAVTTILRGDYSLTIPNVPFVASVDEDVLLGISFVAVAVSE
- a CDS encoding aspartate aminotransferase family protein — protein: MLETTTRDALVSADIEHLIHQLTRAGHHARTGPVIVESASGATLRLADGREVLDGTSGLWCVNLGHGRAELADAAADQMRRLAFAHTSSGFSHLPAIELAARLARLTPGDLTAAYFTSGGAEANETAFKFARYYWRLRGQPDKALVLSHARGYHGLTHGAASATGLTEYHGVFGELAEGFDKVPPPYPYRWDEYGPADIDVDEIASADAVARRIEEVGPERVAAVIMEPVLGTGGVIVPPDGYLRAVREICDRYDVLMIADEVITGFGRTGAWFGSQHEDVVPDMMTFAKGVTSGYLPLGGVMLRQHLRDAMREAPGDPPLMHVFTYSGHPVPCAVALANLEILENEGIVDGVAAKGRRLRQRLDELHDLPEVGDIRSAGLMSGVELVRDQDTREPYHVGDRPTAVAAAALERGLATRALLGGTMQLAPPLIISDEQIDRAVEILAESIIATR
- a CDS encoding acetamidase/formamidase family protein; the encoded protein is MAHHEFEPTTYHNTFGWHAPPLTVQPGDSVRTSTVDARGGDRHGNTVANRGNPQSGPFAVAGAEPGDTLVVTLDKVRITRSWGFSSSALAANVLEFDDVPDFSDEADRSFWDIDQEVGTVRLQAPERVPAGEPTPARNRIHDVALPLQTMIGCVAVAPPGRQHISTATSGPFGGNMDYNGVVEGLRLYFPVFAPGGLFHTGDGHALQGDGEMDGTGVEVPLDVTFTLDLIKGKTIEWPRFESDTHLMTAGNLRPLDQAVQHATSEMVRWLEVDYGLTTREAHLLLGRMVEYDLGNMFDPAYTMICKLRKDVLREVAGR
- a CDS encoding CocE/NonD family hydrolase — protein: MHPTFGVRYALDTKMPMRDGVQLSGDIYLPEAPGPFPTVLIRTPYDNNTPETIASARAFAQDGYACVVQDVRGRWDSDGVYYPFHNEAADGFDTHEWIGRQPWSNGRIGMSGPSYLALVQWLSAPLGSEFLTCLAPRVVCPEFLGGLVRPGGALQLTTALTWGMRTNSRTAQSIAFHNWTEAFHTLPIADLDLRAGRRLDFWRDWLEHDRYDDYWEEVSVSHRWHEIRVPALTMGGWYDLYAADTLENVTNLRRFGATPQARQSRAIVGPWPHRLAESTRLGDVDFGVDSIVSLTQLERRWFNLWLKGEDDGLSEEPPLRLFTMGVNEWRDEHEWPLSRTDWQTWYLHSDGNANTARGDGTLTPTAPAEEPPDRYVYDPRFPVQSLGGTTCCTPEIVAWGPYDQRPVEARSDVLCYTSEPLQTDLDVTGPITFVLFAATDGRDTDWTAKLVDVSPSGYAMNLCDGIVRARYREGMVEPALLEPGKVYRYEIDVGVTSNVFRAGHRIRLEISSSNFPCYDRNLNTGNDLASDTEVRAASQTVLHAHLHPSHLRLPVIPK
- a CDS encoding OB-fold domain-containing protein, producing MTSPPRLTVYRCPDDGHLVMARGDACPTCGRPDLEPHEIPGDGRIVVWTTIYIPPTRYAGEAPYTVVIVELDCGLRTMGRLIGNAGLELGAHVRLRRVDRERGPIFEPVDPV
- a CDS encoding phytanoyl-CoA dioxygenase family protein — its product is MDPSCLAHVLTDDERASFDAEGYLVVEGALSDAEVAALNAVLDRLRDANRLASPERYAGIDQRVLHLGFITLDPAFMDLIDHPRLFPKVWGILGPNIYLYSTHLIITPPQADEFDPARDTLNWHQDSSWMGRDMPEISVPARLSVKVAYLLTDHSQPGSANLWVLPGAHTQSSIGVPPDGQGQPAGAIPVCAPAGSAVIFDRRLWHDGSPNAAPWSRRALFYGYGYRWIRRRDKDAMPVPPDLLADTGPIRRQLLDYPSEGHEPLQYIGGESPLRDWLQQHGQLA
- a CDS encoding thiolase domain-containing protein is translated as MRDVSIAGVGSTSFGKLPDGGIVELATDACRDALADSGIPRERVQALYLGNFIGERLADQGALAPIVARRLGLDGIPATKVEAACASGGIALRHGYLTVTAGIHDVVLVAGVEKMSNIPTGDVTAALATAGDEGLEMRTGLTFPGAFAMVMQAHMARFGTSRDQIAAVSVKNHDNGAANPKAQFRKPTTVEEVVNSRFVAEPLRLFDCPPISDGAAAAVVCTAAIARQHTTRSVRILASGHGSGPVALSGMDDLTSFPATVRAASEAFGQAGLGPGAVDVAEVHDCFTIAELVATEDLGLVARGDSGRAVEAGETALGGRLPVNPSGGLIAKGHPVGASGVGQVYDLALQLRGEAANQVAGARIGLAHSMGGCGAAATVHILARD
- a CDS encoding PmoA family protein, whose product is MSEELDTDMEHFSVTTEQIDLPSTATPQARRVAVAWRGRPICAFTQGLHRCYLYPLYSPAGVPLTAESPVDHPHHDSVTVGADMVIAKFPPLTPAISPLTESGTYNLYANNVFQGRSPGRTWSVDVNATELAPDHLRVVQTVEWQGPEEWGAADGRRVLAVETRITDIRPGDVVNTVDIRSQLRPTEWDLTLGPTRHAYFTVRLAYGLRVVDGGTLIDAEGRRGGAAITNQASAWVDASGAAPHGSRAGLTVLGHASTAHVPWVAYDWGTVNVNPFAREAATVQRGDMLDLGIRLLAHEGDAGEVDIAAHAAELAVETAAGASISRAASRP